One Streptomyces sp. P9-A2 DNA window includes the following coding sequences:
- a CDS encoding YihY/virulence factor BrkB family protein, with the protein MDWLKKLPVVGPWATRLMLTHAWRSYERMERAHWTRLAAAMTFTSFVALFPLLTVAAAIGAAMLSQEQQDTLQDKLTEQVPGISDQLDIGSLVENAGAVGLIAGAALLFIGISWAGSMRECLRAVWELSDPEENPVLRKAKDAGILVGLGGAVLVTLVASTVASTAVGWISDAIGLEKGGWGGIVLRIAAFAVAAGADFLLLLYVLSPLPGVEPARRRLVVAALIGAVGFELLKLLLSGYMQGVAAKSMYGAFGVPVALLLWINFTMKLVVFCAAWTATQSRETEGVTDADDGAPDPAAASGG; encoded by the coding sequence ATGGACTGGCTGAAGAAACTCCCGGTGGTCGGCCCGTGGGCCACGCGGCTGATGCTCACGCACGCGTGGCGGTCCTACGAGCGGATGGAGCGGGCGCACTGGACCCGGCTGGCCGCCGCGATGACGTTCACCAGCTTCGTCGCACTGTTCCCGCTGCTCACCGTCGCCGCCGCGATCGGCGCCGCCATGCTCAGCCAGGAGCAGCAGGACACCCTCCAGGACAAGCTCACCGAGCAGGTGCCCGGTATCTCCGACCAGCTGGACATCGGGAGCCTGGTGGAGAACGCCGGCGCCGTCGGCCTCATCGCCGGTGCCGCCCTGCTGTTCATCGGCATCAGCTGGGCCGGATCGATGCGGGAGTGCCTGCGCGCGGTGTGGGAGCTGTCCGACCCGGAGGAGAACCCCGTCCTGCGCAAGGCCAAGGACGCGGGCATCCTGGTCGGGCTCGGCGGCGCGGTCCTGGTCACCCTGGTCGCCTCCACGGTCGCCTCGACGGCGGTCGGCTGGATCAGTGACGCCATCGGGCTGGAGAAGGGCGGCTGGGGCGGGATCGTGCTGCGGATCGCTGCCTTCGCCGTCGCCGCGGGCGCCGACTTCCTGCTCCTGCTGTACGTCCTGTCACCGCTGCCCGGGGTCGAACCCGCCCGCCGCCGTCTGGTCGTGGCCGCGCTCATCGGCGCGGTCGGCTTCGAACTGTTGAAACTGCTGCTCAGCGGCTATATGCAGGGCGTGGCCGCGAAGAGCATGTACGGCGCGTTCGGGGTCCCGGTCGCCCTGCTGCTGTGGATCAACTTCACCATGAAACTGGTCGTGTTCTGCGCCGCCTGGACGGCGACGCAGAGCCGGGAGACCGAGGGAGTCACGGACGCGGACGACGGCGCACCAGATCCGGCAGCGGCCAGCGGCGGTTGA
- a CDS encoding D-alanyl-D-alanine carboxypeptidase family protein has protein sequence MPAPKNSIRRSLLVTSAIFLSTALTAPVALAAPSPSAGSSSIPSADSSATASADPSKSPSKSPSKGSKKPKKPNGSKAAPPAKMSTVGGARLGQAGTQVNLASGVPVLPKGLSARSWIVADAESGEVLAAHNAHWKLAPASTLKMLFADTLLPKWPSSTEHKVESSDLAGIGSGSSMVGLKEDETYTVHDLWLGVFLRSGNDAVRVLAAMNGGVEKTVEEMNEHAEELQALDTAVVSPDGYDAEGQTSSAYDLTLIARSGLQKKDFREYASTVRADFPGETKKNKKGKKVRGSFEIQSTNRLLSGDYDVPVYEGIAGVKNGNTTDAGATFTGVAEQGGRVLLVTVMNPEKKESNGVYKETAKLFDWGFEAAGKVDPVGELVPPRSAVRAGARPGASASPGEAGGTGEGTLGAADGKPVASAAAGGAGGVGTALAVTGGVLVLLAGGAFLVNRRWPLPDLVRRRPRP, from the coding sequence GTGCCCGCACCCAAAAACTCCATCCGGCGCTCGCTGCTGGTCACTTCCGCCATATTTCTGTCCACCGCGCTGACCGCTCCCGTTGCCCTCGCAGCCCCGAGCCCGTCGGCCGGCTCTTCGTCCATACCCTCGGCCGACTCCTCGGCCACGGCCTCGGCCGACCCGTCGAAGAGCCCGTCCAAGAGCCCGTCGAAGGGCTCGAAGAAGCCGAAGAAGCCGAACGGCTCCAAGGCCGCTCCCCCGGCGAAGATGTCGACGGTGGGCGGCGCCCGGCTCGGGCAGGCGGGGACCCAGGTCAACCTCGCGAGCGGCGTGCCGGTGCTGCCGAAGGGCCTGTCGGCCCGGTCCTGGATCGTCGCCGACGCCGAGTCGGGCGAGGTGCTCGCCGCGCACAACGCGCACTGGAAGCTGGCCCCGGCCAGCACCCTGAAGATGCTGTTCGCCGACACCCTGCTGCCGAAGTGGCCCAGCTCGACGGAGCACAAGGTCGAGTCCTCCGACCTGGCCGGCATCGGCTCCGGTTCCAGCATGGTGGGGCTCAAGGAGGACGAGACGTACACCGTCCACGACCTGTGGCTCGGGGTCTTCCTCCGCTCGGGCAACGACGCCGTGCGGGTGCTGGCTGCCATGAACGGGGGTGTCGAGAAGACCGTCGAGGAGATGAACGAGCACGCCGAGGAGCTCCAGGCCCTCGACACGGCCGTGGTGAGCCCGGACGGTTACGACGCCGAGGGGCAGACGTCGTCCGCGTACGACCTGACCCTGATCGCCCGTTCCGGGCTGCAGAAGAAGGACTTCCGGGAGTACGCCTCGACGGTCCGCGCGGACTTCCCCGGTGAGACGAAGAAGAACAAGAAGGGCAAGAAGGTCCGCGGTTCCTTCGAGATCCAGAGCACCAACCGGCTGCTGTCCGGCGACTACGACGTGCCCGTCTACGAGGGCATAGCGGGAGTGAAGAACGGCAACACCACCGACGCGGGTGCCACCTTCACCGGTGTCGCCGAGCAGGGTGGCAGGGTCCTGCTCGTCACCGTGATGAACCCGGAGAAGAAGGAGAGCAACGGGGTCTACAAGGAGACCGCGAAGCTGTTCGACTGGGGGTTCGAGGCGGCCGGCAAGGTCGATCCGGTGGGTGAGCTGGTGCCGCCCAGGAGCGCCGTGCGGGCCGGCGCCCGGCCGGGTGCCAGTGCCTCCCCCGGCGAGGCGGGCGGCACGGGCGAGGGAACGCTCGGCGCCGCGGACGGCAAGCCGGTGGCGAGTGCCGCGGCCGGCGGGGCCGGCGGCGTCGGCACCGCGCTCGCCGTCACGGGCGGGGTGCTGGTACTGCTCGCGGGCGGGGCGTTCCTGGTCAACCGCCGCTGGCCGCTGCCGGATCTGGTGCGCCGTCGTCCGCGTCCGTGA
- a CDS encoding SCO4848 family membrane protein, which yields MKLSRPVSWFLLAFGVWSWIIWITFVKNLVKDGSGLAFDDGEPTAYFWVHLLLAVVSFVLGTVVGGIGLRGLRALSRTSRTS from the coding sequence GTGAAACTCAGCCGTCCCGTCTCCTGGTTCCTGCTCGCCTTCGGGGTATGGAGCTGGATCATCTGGATCACTTTCGTCAAGAACCTGGTCAAGGACGGCAGCGGGCTCGCCTTCGACGACGGCGAGCCGACGGCGTATTTCTGGGTCCATCTGCTGCTGGCCGTCGTCTCCTTCGTATTGGGGACGGTCGTCGGAGGCATCGGGTTGCGTGGTCTGCGCGCACTGAGCCGGACGTCACGGACGTCGTAA
- a CDS encoding metallophosphoesterase: MVIVFVLVALLVLSVLVTGSWYLWRRLFRDTTRAPGAVRRVGVAVIAGGWALTFAAFFATRSGVPFWLKQVLAWPGYLWLALCLYLFLAVLVGEAVRPVLRRVLEHRARSTATPPSQEPAPIPEGAAAAAPTAPSGPPAPGASQPTDADAPAPAGTTPPAPAADTPEDLAGPTDPAGPSRRLFVSRVVAGAAAVAAVGTVGYGTYGTVRGPQVKRVTVPLAKLPRAAHGYRIAVVSDIHLGPILGRGFAQKVVDTINSTQPDLIAVVGDLVDGTVKELGPAAAPLAQLRARHGSFFVTGNHEYFSGAEEWVDEVRRLGLNPLENARTQLPHFDLAGVNDLAGENEGQGPDYARALGDRDRARACVLLAHQPVMVHEAVDHGVDLQLSGHTHGGQLWPANYLAAAANPTLAGLDRYGDTQLYVSRGAGAWGPPTRIGAPSDITVIELASKQT, translated from the coding sequence GTGGTCATCGTCTTCGTACTCGTCGCGCTCCTGGTCCTGTCCGTCCTGGTGACGGGCAGCTGGTACCTGTGGCGCCGTCTGTTCCGCGACACGACCCGGGCTCCGGGCGCCGTGCGGCGCGTCGGCGTGGCGGTGATCGCCGGCGGCTGGGCGCTGACCTTCGCGGCGTTCTTCGCCACGCGCAGCGGTGTCCCGTTCTGGCTCAAGCAGGTCCTGGCCTGGCCCGGTTACCTCTGGCTGGCCCTGTGCCTCTACCTGTTCCTCGCGGTGCTCGTGGGCGAGGCCGTCCGCCCGGTGCTGCGCCGGGTCCTGGAGCACCGGGCACGGAGCACGGCAACGCCGCCGAGCCAGGAGCCGGCACCGATACCGGAGGGTGCGGCGGCCGCCGCACCCACGGCACCGTCAGGACCGCCCGCACCGGGAGCGTCACAGCCGACGGACGCGGACGCCCCCGCGCCGGCCGGCACCACGCCCCCCGCCCCCGCTGCCGACACCCCCGAGGACCTCGCCGGTCCGACGGACCCCGCCGGTCCCTCCCGGCGGCTGTTCGTCTCCCGGGTGGTCGCCGGGGCCGCCGCCGTGGCGGCCGTCGGGACGGTCGGGTACGGAACGTACGGCACGGTGCGCGGGCCGCAGGTGAAACGGGTCACCGTGCCGCTCGCCAAGCTGCCGCGCGCGGCGCACGGCTACCGGATCGCGGTCGTCAGCGACATCCACCTGGGGCCGATCCTCGGCCGGGGCTTCGCGCAGAAGGTCGTCGACACGATCAACTCCACCCAGCCCGACCTGATCGCGGTCGTCGGCGACCTGGTGGACGGCACGGTCAAGGAACTCGGCCCGGCCGCGGCCCCCCTCGCGCAGCTGAGGGCACGTCACGGCTCCTTCTTCGTCACGGGGAACCACGAGTACTTCTCCGGTGCCGAGGAGTGGGTCGACGAGGTGCGCCGGCTCGGCCTGAACCCGCTGGAGAACGCGCGCACACAACTCCCGCACTTCGACCTCGCCGGGGTGAACGACCTGGCCGGCGAGAACGAGGGCCAGGGGCCCGACTACGCGCGGGCGCTCGGCGACCGGGACCGGGCCCGCGCGTGCGTGCTCCTCGCCCACCAGCCGGTGATGGTCCACGAGGCCGTCGACCACGGCGTCGACCTCCAGCTCTCCGGCCACACCCACGGCGGCCAGCTCTGGCCCGCCAACTACCTCGCCGCCGCTGCCAATCCGACCCTCGCGGGCCTGGACCGCTACGGCGACACCCAGCTGTACGTCAGCCGTGGCGCCGGCGCCTGGGGCCCGCCGACCCGGATCGGCGCGCCGTCGGACATCACGGTGATCGAACTGGCGTCGAAGCAGACCTGA
- a CDS encoding sensor histidine kinase, whose product MCCERGVHSLRGRLTLANLVLLAIGITAATLVSVLVMRYYLLDQIDTELTQNRDSLGGSQLTLRQIDSLSVLSFFTERVHPEWNGENRPDSIFAAVGPGGEAVGILGLEPTAAQRALADEVGDPRTLARDPEPHDLTVRGAAYRATATQLGDGTYVLIATSTESLHAGVAKAIRLDAAIGTLLLALLACLTMVSVRRRMRPLEDMVETSSAIAEGDLTRRVPSSRDPILEVEQLRLALNSMLQQVESAYRTRERSAAQLRRFVADASHELRTPLAAIRGYLQLYDRGMLREPAERRRAWDRMLAESDRMARLVDELLVLARLDQRPELRLRNVDVCRLVRDAAEDLRVQQPERPVTVDAGGAVLVRADESGLRQVLGNLLGNVRTHTPAEVPVRLGVTRAGGVVRLCVADDGPGLGAQDAARLFDRFFRAGGGAGSGLGMAIVQGVVHTHGGEVTVRTAPGEGLAVTVTLPARAETSVPDETHNAVEAAEAAEAAEAAEAAP is encoded by the coding sequence ATGTGCTGCGAGCGGGGCGTCCACTCCCTGCGCGGCCGGCTGACGCTGGCGAACCTGGTGCTGCTCGCCATCGGCATCACGGCGGCGACCCTGGTGAGCGTGCTGGTCATGCGCTACTACCTGCTCGACCAGATCGACACGGAGCTGACCCAGAACCGCGATTCGCTCGGCGGTTCCCAGCTGACCCTGCGGCAGATCGACTCGCTGAGCGTGCTGAGCTTCTTCACCGAACGGGTGCACCCGGAGTGGAACGGGGAGAACCGCCCCGACTCGATCTTCGCCGCCGTCGGTCCCGGGGGCGAGGCCGTGGGCATCCTCGGCCTCGAACCGACCGCCGCCCAGCGCGCCCTGGCCGACGAGGTGGGCGACCCGCGCACCCTGGCCCGGGACCCCGAGCCGCACGACCTCACCGTCCGGGGCGCCGCCTACCGCGCGACGGCCACACAGCTCGGGGACGGCACGTACGTCCTGATCGCCACCTCCACCGAGTCGCTGCACGCGGGGGTCGCCAAGGCGATCAGGCTCGACGCGGCCATCGGGACACTGCTGCTCGCGCTGCTGGCCTGTCTGACGATGGTCAGCGTCCGCCGCCGGATGCGGCCGCTGGAGGACATGGTGGAGACCTCGTCGGCGATCGCCGAGGGCGATCTGACCCGGCGCGTGCCCTCCAGCCGGGACCCCATCCTGGAGGTGGAGCAGCTGCGGCTCGCCCTGAACTCGATGCTCCAGCAGGTCGAGTCGGCGTACCGCACGCGCGAGCGCAGCGCGGCCCAGCTGCGCCGGTTCGTGGCCGACGCCTCGCACGAACTGCGCACCCCGCTGGCCGCGATCCGCGGCTACCTCCAGTTGTACGACCGGGGGATGCTGCGCGAGCCGGCGGAGCGGCGCCGGGCCTGGGACAGGATGCTGGCGGAGTCCGACCGCATGGCGCGGCTCGTGGACGAGCTGCTCGTGCTGGCCCGCCTCGACCAGCGGCCCGAACTGCGGCTGCGGAACGTGGACGTGTGCCGGCTGGTGCGGGACGCCGCCGAGGACCTGCGGGTGCAGCAGCCGGAGCGGCCGGTGACCGTCGACGCCGGCGGTGCGGTGCTGGTACGGGCCGACGAGTCCGGGCTGCGGCAGGTGCTGGGAAACCTGCTGGGCAACGTGCGCACGCACACGCCCGCCGAGGTGCCGGTACGGCTCGGGGTGACCCGCGCCGGCGGCGTCGTGCGGCTGTGCGTGGCGGACGACGGGCCGGGGCTCGGCGCGCAGGACGCGGCGCGCCTCTTCGACCGCTTCTTCCGGGCCGGCGGCGGGGCGGGCAGCGGGCTGGGCATGGCGATCGTGCAGGGCGTGGTCCACACGCACGGCGGCGAGGTGACGGTACGGACGGCCCCGGGCGAGGGCCTGGCGGTGACGGTGACCCTGCCGGCGCGGGCGGAAACGTCGGTGCCGGACGAGACGCACAACGCCGTCGAGGCCGCCGAGGCCGCCGAGGCCGCCGAGGCCGCCGAGGCCGCACCGTAG
- a CDS encoding response regulator transcription factor — MTTAPGTVLVVEDEESIADVLAIALRYHRFEVMTAGTVREALALTEHTRPDAALLDVMLPDGDGRGLGRELRLRRPELALVFLTARDAPAEIVGALGFGDDYITKPFNIDEVVARVTAVLRRTRPADVLPQRAPLRHGDLELDETTYSVRRAGRSVELTPTEYALLRFLVRNGGRIVPKDQLLRHVWQYEHTPPESTVVETYISYLRRKLDTLGPPVITTRRGVGYGLT, encoded by the coding sequence ATGACGACGGCTCCGGGAACCGTGCTGGTGGTGGAGGACGAGGAGAGCATCGCCGATGTCCTCGCCATCGCCCTGCGTTATCACCGCTTCGAGGTCATGACGGCCGGCACCGTCCGCGAGGCGCTCGCGCTGACCGAGCACACCAGGCCCGACGCGGCCCTGCTCGACGTGATGCTGCCGGACGGCGACGGCCGCGGACTGGGCCGTGAACTGCGGCTGCGCCGGCCGGAGCTGGCGCTGGTGTTCCTCACCGCCCGGGACGCCCCGGCGGAGATCGTCGGCGCGCTCGGCTTCGGCGACGACTACATCACCAAGCCGTTCAACATCGACGAGGTCGTCGCACGGGTCACCGCGGTACTGCGCCGGACCCGGCCCGCCGACGTCCTGCCGCAGCGGGCACCGCTGCGCCACGGCGACCTGGAGCTGGACGAGACGACGTACTCGGTGCGCCGCGCGGGCCGTTCGGTCGAACTGACCCCCACCGAGTACGCCCTGCTGCGCTTCCTGGTGCGCAACGGCGGCCGGATCGTGCCCAAGGACCAACTGCTGCGCCACGTCTGGCAGTACGAGCACACTCCGCCGGAGTCGACCGTCGTCGAGACCTACATCAGCTACCTGCGCCGCAAACTCGACACCCTGGGACCGCCGGTGATCACCACCCGGCGCGGGGTCGGATACGGCCTGACGTGA
- a CDS encoding MMPL family transporter has product MARWCYRHRLVVVLLWVGALLGLGAAASSAGTNYANVFSLPDTDSKRAYDLMEKAFPERAGDTDTVVWKVEDGSVRDASVRSRMEPALAAIGRMEGVGDVTGPYGPQGAAQISRDGRTAYAQVTFAEQADAVPKELVEDVVDTAEDAAGDGLRVELGGQAITRVQEPPTGTAELVGVLAAAVVLFVAFGSLLAMLLPIVIAVFGVGTGMFGTQLISHVTNVPELASLLSTLIGLGVGIDYALFIVTRHRRGILRGDDPEEAAVTALDTSGRAVLFAGGTVCIALAGMLVTNLRFLDGVVIGTSLTVVLSVLAAVTLLPALLGLLGHRVLSRRQRRTLAARGPETDRTTGLAARWAAGVERRPRSTALLAVVLMAALAVPLLSLRLGTVDQGNDGASTTTRKAYDLLAEGFGPGFNGPLQVVVDGEASNSLVTAVERTEGVAQVASMPPANGVTVIQVVPTTSPQDERTDRLIDVLREDVIPEAGVRAHVGGVTAVSKDFASVTGDRLPLFIGTIIGLGFLLLLLAFRSLVVPLTAAVMNLLAAAASFGVLVAIFQWGWGLDLLGFGREGPIAAFLPIIMLSLLFGLSMDYQVFLVSRMHEEWVHTRDNARAVRVGLAETSRVINSAALIMVCVFLAFVLSGDYAAGMAGVGLAAAVALDAFILRTALVPAVMHLIGKANWWLPAGLEKRLPHLAVEPKEKEEEGGSGVVPDTRAPGEGAAPAASVVHGFVRTVDGDPVDGAAVTLLTSGGRQVDRVVSLADGSYIVSVPSPGTYLLAVTAAPYGSRAGRVTVPGGPLVHDVELAPGEVDAVN; this is encoded by the coding sequence CTGGCACGCTGGTGCTATCGGCACCGGCTGGTGGTCGTGTTGCTGTGGGTGGGGGCGCTGCTCGGACTGGGGGCGGCGGCGAGCAGCGCGGGAACGAACTACGCGAATGTCTTCTCCCTGCCGGACACGGACTCCAAGCGGGCGTACGACCTGATGGAGAAGGCGTTCCCGGAACGCGCCGGCGACACCGACACCGTGGTGTGGAAGGTCGAGGACGGTTCCGTGCGGGACGCGTCCGTGCGGTCCCGGATGGAGCCCGCGCTGGCGGCGATCGGGCGCATGGAGGGCGTCGGTGACGTCACCGGCCCCTACGGGCCGCAGGGCGCGGCCCAGATCAGCCGGGACGGGCGGACCGCGTACGCGCAGGTCACCTTCGCCGAACAGGCGGACGCCGTCCCGAAGGAACTCGTCGAGGACGTCGTCGACACGGCCGAGGACGCCGCGGGCGACGGACTCCGGGTGGAGCTGGGCGGCCAGGCCATCACGCGGGTCCAGGAGCCGCCCACCGGCACGGCCGAGCTGGTCGGCGTCCTCGCCGCCGCCGTGGTGCTGTTCGTGGCGTTCGGCTCGCTGCTCGCGATGCTGCTGCCGATCGTGATCGCCGTGTTCGGCGTCGGCACCGGCATGTTCGGCACCCAGCTGATCAGCCATGTCACGAACGTGCCCGAACTCGCCTCGCTGCTGTCGACGCTGATCGGTCTCGGGGTGGGTATCGACTACGCCCTGTTCATCGTCACCCGGCACCGGCGCGGCATCCTGCGCGGCGACGACCCGGAGGAGGCCGCCGTCACCGCGCTCGACACCTCCGGGCGGGCGGTGCTGTTCGCGGGCGGCACGGTGTGCATCGCGCTGGCCGGCATGCTGGTGACGAACCTGCGTTTCCTGGACGGCGTCGTCATCGGCACGTCGCTGACCGTGGTGCTGAGCGTGCTCGCGGCCGTCACCCTGCTGCCGGCGCTGCTGGGGCTGCTCGGCCACCGGGTGCTCAGCCGCCGCCAGCGCCGCACGCTCGCCGCGCGCGGCCCGGAGACGGACCGGACCACCGGACTCGCGGCCCGCTGGGCCGCCGGCGTCGAACGCCGCCCGCGGTCCACCGCCCTCCTCGCCGTGGTCCTGATGGCCGCGCTCGCCGTCCCGCTGCTGTCGCTGCGCCTGGGCACCGTGGACCAGGGCAACGACGGGGCGTCCACGACCACCAGGAAGGCCTACGACCTGCTCGCCGAAGGCTTCGGGCCCGGCTTCAACGGCCCGCTCCAGGTGGTCGTGGACGGCGAGGCGTCGAACAGCCTGGTGACGGCCGTCGAGCGGACCGAGGGCGTCGCCCAGGTCGCCTCGATGCCACCCGCGAACGGCGTCACCGTCATCCAGGTCGTCCCCACGACCTCACCGCAGGACGAGCGGACGGACCGGCTCATCGACGTCCTGCGCGAGGACGTGATCCCCGAAGCGGGGGTCCGGGCCCACGTCGGCGGCGTCACGGCGGTGTCGAAGGACTTCGCGTCCGTGACGGGGGACCGGCTGCCGCTCTTCATCGGCACGATCATCGGCCTGGGCTTCCTGCTCCTGCTGCTCGCGTTCCGCTCCCTGGTGGTGCCGCTGACGGCCGCCGTGATGAACCTGCTCGCGGCGGCGGCCTCCTTCGGCGTCCTGGTGGCGATCTTCCAGTGGGGCTGGGGCCTGGACCTGCTCGGTTTCGGCAGGGAGGGCCCCATCGCGGCCTTCCTGCCGATCATCATGCTGTCGCTGCTGTTCGGGCTCTCCATGGACTACCAGGTGTTCCTGGTGAGCCGGATGCATGAGGAATGGGTGCACACCCGGGACAACGCCCGCGCGGTGCGCGTCGGCCTCGCGGAGACCAGCCGCGTCATCAACTCCGCGGCCCTGATCATGGTGTGCGTCTTCCTCGCCTTCGTGCTCAGCGGCGACTACGCGGCGGGCATGGCGGGCGTGGGGCTCGCCGCGGCCGTCGCCCTGGACGCGTTCATCCTGCGTACGGCGCTGGTACCGGCCGTGATGCATCTGATCGGCAAGGCCAACTGGTGGCTGCCGGCGGGGCTGGAGAAGCGGCTGCCGCATCTCGCGGTCGAACCGAAGGAGAAGGAGGAGGAGGGCGGCTCGGGCGTGGTTCCGGACACCCGGGCCCCCGGCGAGGGGGCCGCTCCGGCCGCCTCGGTCGTGCACGGCTTCGTCCGCACCGTCGACGGCGACCCCGTGGACGGCGCGGCCGTCACCCTGCTGACCTCGGGCGGGCGGCAGGTGGACCGGGTCGTCTCCCTCGCCGACGGCTCGTACATCGTCTCCGTCCCGTCCCCCGGCACGTACCTGCTGGCGGTGACGGCGGCCCCGTACGGCTCCCGCGCGGGGCGGGTGACGGTGCCCGGCGGCCCGCTGGTGCACGACGTGGAACTCGCACCCGGTGAGGTGGACGCCGTCAACTGA
- a CDS encoding TetR/AcrR family transcriptional regulator, with amino-acid sequence MSVKNDGPGDGAALSKSEQTRALILETAMRLFQERGYGRTTMRAIATEAGVSVGNAYYYFEGKEHLIQGFYDRIAAEHQRVARETLERETDLEARFAGVLKAWLDIATPYHEFAVQFFKNAADPDSPLSPFSPESEHARVEAISVHQEVLAGSGAKVPPELREVLPELMWLAQMGLVLYWIFDRTEDRERSYRLAERGARITARGVALARFRVLRPLVREVHDMFTEFLPGMTKMLPDPAKDRGSPAGHDEESQGAPAGHGEESHGAPPGSDGRPGPVS; translated from the coding sequence GTGTCCGTGAAGAACGACGGTCCCGGTGACGGTGCCGCACTCAGCAAGTCCGAGCAGACCCGCGCCCTGATCCTGGAGACGGCCATGCGGCTGTTCCAGGAACGCGGGTACGGCAGGACGACCATGCGGGCCATCGCCACGGAGGCCGGGGTCTCCGTCGGCAACGCGTACTACTACTTCGAGGGCAAGGAACACCTGATCCAGGGGTTCTACGACCGGATCGCCGCCGAGCACCAGCGGGTGGCCCGGGAGACCCTGGAGCGGGAGACCGATCTGGAGGCCCGGTTCGCGGGCGTGCTGAAGGCATGGCTGGACATCGCCACGCCGTACCACGAGTTCGCGGTGCAGTTCTTCAAGAACGCCGCCGATCCGGACAGCCCGCTCAGCCCCTTCTCGCCCGAGTCGGAGCACGCGCGCGTGGAGGCGATCAGCGTCCACCAGGAGGTGCTGGCCGGTTCCGGGGCCAAGGTGCCCCCGGAGCTGCGGGAGGTGCTGCCGGAGCTGATGTGGCTGGCGCAGATGGGCCTCGTCCTGTACTGGATCTTCGACCGTACCGAGGACCGTGAACGCAGTTACCGTCTCGCCGAGCGCGGCGCCCGCATCACCGCGCGGGGCGTCGCCCTGGCCCGTTTCCGGGTCCTGCGCCCGCTGGTCCGCGAGGTCCACGACATGTTCACGGAGTTCCTGCCGGGGATGACCAAGATGCTGCCGGACCCGGCGAAGGACCGGGGGTCGCCCGCCGGCCACGACGAGGAGTCCCAGGGAGCACCCGCCGGCCACGGCGAAGAGTCCCACGGAGCGCCCCCCGGCAGCGACGGGCGCCCCGGTCCGGTCAGTTGA
- a CDS encoding VOC family protein produces the protein MSDDESYELLGFDHVLLPVGDLDEAVGFYGRAGFPVGFRLDEAGIVLLKVGGETPGVLLRHEEDLGCRPPARPSARLWLEVPDARVAAEALESAGIGLLDGPFAGATGWTVEFSDPWGNVVGLTDYTKRPELSRRP, from the coding sequence ATGTCAGACGATGAGTCCTACGAACTGCTCGGGTTCGACCATGTGCTGCTGCCCGTCGGAGACCTCGACGAAGCCGTCGGATTCTACGGCCGGGCCGGGTTCCCGGTCGGCTTCCGGCTGGACGAGGCCGGGATCGTCCTGCTGAAGGTGGGCGGCGAGACACCCGGGGTGCTGCTGCGGCACGAGGAGGACCTGGGCTGCCGACCGCCGGCCCGGCCCTCCGCCCGGCTGTGGCTGGAGGTGCCGGACGCCCGCGTCGCCGCCGAGGCGCTGGAGAGCGCCGGGATCGGCCTGCTCGACGGGCCGTTCGCGGGCGCCACCGGCTGGACCGTCGAGTTCTCCGACCCCTGGGGGAACGTGGTCGGCCTGACCGACTACACCAAGCGCCCGGAACTGAGCCGCCGGCCGTAG
- a CDS encoding TM2 domain-containing protein, translating to MSEQPQQPSPPPGFGPPNSGGAGPSGPYGYPQPGSQPPAGGHQPPGGYPPPPGGYPPPPGFQQPPPPGFFPGAPDPGAPYGYDPYGRPLSDKSKIVAGLLQLFVGSLGIGRFYTGSVGIGIAQLLTCGGLGIWSLIDGVMYLVSNDRTDSQGRILRG from the coding sequence GTGAGCGAGCAGCCGCAGCAGCCGTCCCCGCCGCCCGGCTTCGGCCCCCCGAATTCCGGCGGAGCCGGCCCGTCCGGCCCCTACGGCTACCCGCAGCCCGGATCCCAGCCGCCCGCCGGCGGGCACCAGCCGCCCGGCGGGTACCCCCCGCCGCCCGGTGGCTACCCGCCCCCGCCCGGCTTCCAGCAGCCCCCGCCCCCCGGGTTCTTCCCCGGTGCTCCCGACCCCGGCGCGCCCTACGGGTACGACCCCTACGGGCGTCCCCTTTCCGACAAGTCGAAGATCGTCGCCGGTCTCCTCCAGCTCTTCGTCGGCTCGTTGGGCATCGGCCGCTTCTACACCGGTTCGGTCGGCATCGGCATCGCCCAGCTGCTCACCTGCGGCGGGCTCGGCATCTGGTCGCTGATCGACGGCGTCATGTACCTGGTCAGCAACGACCGCACGGACTCCCAGGGGCGGATCCTGCGTGGCTGA
- a CDS encoding DUF2752 domain-containing protein — protein MAPVAVLAAGVAGAAYLWGTDPHEPGHLLPRCPLRAVTGLLCPACGGTRMVYDLMNGQFAAAWLDNRALLLAAPFALALWGRWTLEGLRGRAWAPRIAPRVQAVILVAAVAWTVARNIV, from the coding sequence GTGGCCCCCGTCGCGGTACTGGCCGCGGGCGTGGCGGGGGCCGCCTACCTGTGGGGCACCGACCCGCACGAGCCGGGGCACCTCCTGCCCCGGTGCCCGCTGCGGGCCGTCACCGGCCTGCTGTGCCCGGCCTGCGGGGGCACGCGCATGGTGTACGACCTGATGAACGGTCAGTTCGCCGCCGCCTGGCTGGACAACAGGGCCCTGCTGCTCGCCGCGCCGTTCGCGCTGGCGCTGTGGGGGCGCTGGACGCTGGAAGGGCTGCGCGGCCGCGCCTGGGCGCCCCGGATCGCACCCCGGGTCCAGGCGGTGATCCTCGTGGCGGCGGTGGCCTGGACGGTGGCTCGCAACATCGTCTGA